A single region of the Brachypodium distachyon strain Bd21 chromosome 3, Brachypodium_distachyon_v3.0, whole genome shotgun sequence genome encodes:
- the LOC100846321 gene encoding putative glycine-rich cell wall structural protein 1, translating into MATSTKLVALGFVALLSIGFTDAARMLASSSSASGGGGGGGGGGGGGATGGSGWGGGSGQGGASGYGESYKNSGSQYNFAQAAGGGGGNGAGGGSKGGFGSGSGSGYGTGSGASSASAPTGSGYAGADGTGSGGGGGGGSEGTSGAGSGGGLGQGSGESGVAKAPAPSTGDGVSYSDAGGSGNGGGGGSGGAGAPSVGGGSGFGSGQAGSDSTTGSGSASGGGRGEGGGSAAGDAHAPSVGVGSGMGSGGGQTGTSGSNGSGYASGSGGGVAGGGGSSSNGGSGSGGGSASGSGSGGFN; encoded by the coding sequence ATGGCTACTAGCACTAAGCTTGTAGCTCTTGGCTTCGTTGCTCTCCTGAGCATTGGGTTCACCGATGCTGCAAGGATGCTCGCTAGCTCCTCCAGCGCCtcgggtggcggaggaggcgggggtggcggaggtggtggcggtgcCACCGGTGGAAGTGGCTGGGGTGGAGGATCTGGGCAAGGTGGCGCCTCAGGGTACGGTGAGTCCTACAAGAACTCCGGTAGCCAGTATAACTTTGCCCAGGCagctggtggaggaggaggaaacgGTGCCGGTGGAGGGTCAAAGGGCGGGTTTGGTTCTGGTTCTGGGTCTGGCTATGGAACTGGTAGCGGTGCTAGCTCGGCATCTGCCCCTACCGGCAGTGGGTATGCTGGTGCTGATGGTACGGGTTCaggcggtggtggaggtggtggttcCGAAGGGACCAGCGGGGCTGGTTCCGGAGGTGGCCTTGGCCAAGGATCTGGCGAGAGTGGCGTAGCAAAGGCACCGGCTCCAAGCACCGGCGATGGCGTCAGCTACTCCGATGCCGGCGGCAGTGGTaatggtggtggcggtgggtCCGGCGGAGCAGGTGCTCCCAGCGTCGGTGGTGGTTCAGGCTTCGGGTCTGGACAGGCCGGTAGTGATTCCACCACTGGATCAGGCTCCGCGAGTGGAGGGGGTAGGGGTGAAGGTGGTGGTTCAGCTGCAGGTGATGCTCATGCTCCAAGTGTTGGAGTCGGCTCTGGCATGGGCTCCGGAGGTGGACAAACCGGTACCAGTGGATCCAACGGTTCAGGCTACGCCAGTGGAAGTGGTGGCGGCGTTGCCGGAGGTGGTGGTAGCAGCTCTAATGGCGGGTCCGGCAGTGGTGGAGGCAGCGCATCCGGGTCTGGTAGCGGTGggtttaattaa